One genomic segment of Bradyrhizobium prioriisuperbiae includes these proteins:
- a CDS encoding branched-chain amino acid ABC transporter permease, which yields MTKPHGAMGDHLVAAARWRWPEIAFWLIALAAVFLFPNRYLILTEIAWLGLFALSLDLILGYAGIVSLGHAAFFGIGAYSAGLLAKHGIIDEPVLALLVAGLAATVAGFLTSFLVMRGTTDLTRLMVTLGIALLLRELANRFSNITGGFDGLQGITMAPILGLFEFDIFGKVGFIYCLSVGFLLFLLARRIVHSPFGLSLRAIRNNPLRAAAIGIPVTRRLIAIYTVAAFYAGIAGALFTQSTALASLDVFAFDRSADLLLVLVIGGTGYLYGGLIGAAIFKFLQEFLSTLTPQFWQFWIGLFLVVIVLIGRERMHRWVLHVPRQFAQWFGSKSKTETPAASTGGEAP from the coding sequence ATGACAAAGCCACACGGCGCCATGGGAGATCATCTGGTCGCCGCCGCGCGCTGGCGCTGGCCCGAGATCGCGTTCTGGCTGATCGCCCTGGCCGCGGTGTTCCTGTTTCCCAACCGCTATCTCATCCTGACCGAGATCGCCTGGCTCGGGCTGTTTGCGCTGTCGCTCGATTTGATCCTCGGTTACGCCGGTATCGTCTCGCTCGGGCACGCCGCGTTCTTCGGGATCGGCGCCTATTCGGCGGGCCTGCTTGCCAAGCACGGCATCATCGACGAGCCGGTGCTGGCGCTGCTGGTCGCCGGGCTTGCCGCCACGGTCGCCGGCTTTCTCACCAGCTTCCTTGTCATGCGCGGCACCACCGACCTGACGCGGCTGATGGTGACCCTCGGCATCGCGCTGCTGCTGCGCGAGCTCGCCAACCGCTTCTCCAACATCACCGGTGGATTCGACGGCCTGCAGGGCATCACCATGGCGCCGATCCTCGGCCTGTTCGAGTTCGATATTTTCGGCAAGGTCGGCTTCATCTACTGCCTCTCGGTGGGATTCCTGCTGTTCCTGCTGGCGCGCCGCATCGTGCATTCGCCGTTCGGCCTGTCGCTGCGGGCGATCCGCAACAATCCGCTGCGTGCGGCCGCGATCGGCATTCCGGTGACCCGGCGGCTGATCGCGATCTACACGGTGGCCGCGTTCTATGCCGGTATTGCCGGCGCACTGTTCACCCAGTCGACCGCACTGGCCTCGCTCGACGTGTTCGCGTTCGATCGCTCCGCCGACCTGCTGCTGGTGCTGGTGATCGGCGGCACCGGTTATCTCTATGGCGGCCTGATCGGCGCGGCGATCTTCAAGTTCCTGCAGGAATTCCTCTCGACCCTGACGCCGCAGTTCTGGCAATTCTGGATCGGTCTCTTCCTGGTGGTGATCGTGCTGATCGGGCGCGAGCGGATGCATCGCTGGGTGTTGCATGTCCCACGCCAGTTTGCGCAATGGTTCGGTTCCAAGTCCAAGACTGAAACACCTGCGGCGTCGACCGGTGGAGAGGCGCCATGA
- a CDS encoding ABC transporter ATP-binding protein, which produces MTFALETIGLQKHFGGLAVTRDLSLKVKTGARHALIGPNGAGKTTVINLLTGVLRPNAGRIILEGSDITALPVHKRVLRGLSRTFQINQLYPDLTPLETVGLAVSERLGHGSDWWRVLGTRSDVNGEIAEHLARFHLLDVMNERTATLPYGKQRLLEIAVAIATKPRVLLLDEPAAGVPESERHDILAAVASLPRDVTVLLIEHDMDLVFSFADRISVLVAGAMLVEGAPDEVARDPQVKAVYLGEGADV; this is translated from the coding sequence ATGACATTCGCGCTGGAAACCATCGGGTTGCAGAAGCATTTCGGCGGGCTTGCCGTGACGCGCGACCTCTCGCTCAAGGTCAAGACCGGGGCGCGCCACGCCCTGATCGGACCGAACGGCGCCGGCAAGACCACGGTGATCAACCTGTTGACCGGCGTGCTGCGGCCGAACGCCGGGCGCATCATCCTGGAAGGCTCCGACATCACCGCGTTGCCGGTGCACAAGCGGGTGCTGCGCGGGCTGTCGCGCACCTTCCAGATCAACCAGCTCTATCCGGATCTGACGCCGCTGGAGACTGTCGGACTCGCGGTCTCCGAGCGCCTCGGCCACGGCTCCGACTGGTGGCGGGTGCTGGGCACGCGCTCCGACGTCAATGGCGAGATTGCCGAGCACCTCGCGCGTTTCCATCTGCTCGATGTGATGAACGAGCGCACCGCCACACTGCCCTATGGCAAGCAGCGGCTGCTGGAGATTGCGGTCGCGATCGCCACCAAGCCGCGGGTGCTGTTGCTGGACGAGCCTGCCGCGGGTGTGCCGGAAAGCGAGCGCCATGACATCCTGGCGGCGGTCGCCAGCCTGCCACGGGACGTCACCGTGCTGCTGATCGAACATGACATGGACCTGGTGTTCAGTTTCGCCGATCGCATCTCGGTGCTGGTCGCCGGCGCCATGCTGGTCGAAGGCGCGCCGGACGAGGTGGCGCGCGATCCCCAGGTGAAGGCGGTCTATCTCGGTGAGGGCGCCGATGTCTGA
- a CDS encoding ABC transporter ATP-binding protein has product MSDLLAISDLRAGYGEAVVLPKMSLQLAEGQVLALLGRNGTGKTTLINSIVGVTRRFGGTVTLAGQDVTRMRPDQRARAGIGWVPQERNIFRSLTVEENMTAVAQPGPWDVDKIYAMFPRLKERRSNFGNQLSGGEQQMLAIGRALTLNPKVLLLDEPTEGLAPIIVDELLLALGKITRAGGICSIIVEQNARKILSLADRVVILERGTIVHDTSSAALKNDPATLEKFLGVSGGTH; this is encoded by the coding sequence ATGTCTGATCTGCTCGCGATTTCGGATCTGCGCGCCGGCTACGGCGAAGCCGTGGTGCTGCCGAAGATGTCGCTGCAACTGGCGGAGGGGCAGGTGCTGGCGCTGCTCGGCCGCAACGGTACCGGCAAGACCACGCTGATCAACTCCATCGTCGGCGTCACCCGCCGGTTCGGCGGCACCGTTACGCTCGCCGGGCAGGATGTGACGCGGATGCGGCCGGACCAGCGTGCGCGAGCCGGCATCGGCTGGGTTCCGCAGGAGCGCAACATCTTCCGCTCGCTGACGGTGGAAGAAAACATGACCGCGGTAGCGCAGCCGGGACCGTGGGATGTCGACAAGATCTACGCGATGTTCCCGCGCCTGAAGGAGCGACGGAGTAACTTCGGCAACCAGCTCTCCGGCGGCGAGCAGCAGATGCTGGCGATCGGCCGGGCGCTGACGCTCAATCCGAAGGTGTTGCTGCTCGACGAGCCGACCGAGGGCCTGGCGCCGATCATTGTCGATGAACTGCTGCTGGCGCTTGGCAAGATCACCCGTGCCGGCGGCATCTGCTCGATCATCGTGGAGCAGAACGCCCGCAAGATTTTGTCACTGGCCGATCGGGTGGTGATTTTGGAGCGCGGCACCATCGTGCACGACACCTCGAGCGCCGCGCTGAAAAATGATCCCGCGACCCTGGAGAAGTTCCTCGGCGTCTCCGGCGGGACCCACTGA
- a CDS encoding cobalamin-independent methionine synthase II family protein, which produces MQRTAPPFRADQVGSLLRPSRIKDARAKLEKGEIPASELARIEDLEIEKIVHKQKSIGLQLATDGEFRRSWWHFDFLAKLTGCELYHPEGIQFAGITTRADSVRVIGKLDFPADHPMLAHYKFLHKQCAVAGITAKMTIPSPAVLHFRGGRKAISKEVYPDLEPFFEDLAKTYRKAVKAFYDAGCRYLQFDDTVWAYLCSQDELKKARERGDEVDHLQEIYARVINYAIAEKPADMAITTHVCRGNFRSTWISSGGYEPVAETMLAGTNYDGYFLEYDSDRAGGFEPLRFLPKGKKIVVVGVITSKFGELEKKDDIKRRLEEAAKFADIDQLAVSPQCGFASTEEGNILSEDEQWAKLSLALEVAKEVWGK; this is translated from the coding sequence ATGCAAAGGACAGCCCCGCCATTCCGCGCCGACCAGGTCGGCAGCCTGTTGCGGCCGTCGCGCATCAAGGACGCGCGCGCCAAACTCGAGAAGGGGGAGATTCCGGCGAGCGAGCTTGCCCGGATTGAGGATCTTGAGATCGAGAAGATCGTGCACAAGCAGAAGTCGATCGGCTTGCAGCTTGCGACTGACGGCGAGTTCCGCCGCTCCTGGTGGCACTTCGATTTCCTTGCCAAGTTGACCGGCTGCGAACTGTACCACCCCGAAGGCATCCAGTTCGCCGGCATCACCACCCGCGCCGACAGCGTCCGTGTGATCGGAAAGCTCGACTTCCCGGCCGACCATCCGATGCTTGCGCACTATAAGTTCCTGCACAAGCAGTGCGCAGTCGCCGGCATCACCGCGAAGATGACGATTCCCTCGCCCGCAGTGCTGCATTTCCGCGGCGGCCGCAAGGCGATCTCCAAGGAGGTCTATCCGGATCTCGAGCCGTTCTTCGAGGATCTGGCCAAGACCTACCGCAAGGCGGTGAAGGCATTCTACGACGCCGGCTGCCGCTACCTGCAGTTCGACGACACCGTGTGGGCCTATCTCTGCTCGCAGGATGAACTGAAGAAGGCGCGCGAGCGCGGTGACGAGGTCGATCATCTGCAGGAAATCTACGCCCGCGTCATCAATTACGCGATCGCGGAAAAGCCCGCCGATATGGCCATCACCACCCATGTCTGCCGCGGCAATTTCCGCTCGACCTGGATTTCGTCCGGTGGTTACGAGCCGGTGGCGGAAACCATGCTCGCCGGCACCAATTATGACGGCTACTTCCTTGAGTATGATTCCGACCGCGCCGGCGGCTTCGAGCCGCTGCGTTTCCTGCCCAAGGGCAAGAAGATCGTGGTGGTCGGCGTCATCACCTCCAAGTTCGGCGAACTGGAGAAGAAGGATGACATCAAGCGCCGGCTGGAGGAAGCCGCCAAGTTCGCCGACATCGACCAACTCGCCGTGTCGCCCCAGTGCGGATTCGCCTCGACGGAAGAGGGCAACATTCTCTCCGAGGACGAGCAGTGGGCGAAGCTGAGCCTCGCGCTCGAGGTGGCGAAAGAGGTGTGGGGGAAGTAG
- a CDS encoding adenylate/guanylate cyclase domain-containing protein encodes MDARLERKLRALVVIAASGIVAGIAYVMMQGTMAPVEIAIGISYGLLISLAVGVVGLFLEAGPVNLWLGGLSFTVSLLIRSAVYAAIIIPIHFFQLGVRLVGQTPVYSAEGFWSATLYSAAFLIVMNLMLGIVNIIGPRAFLNFITGRYHAPVEENRFVLFVDIAGSTGLAEQLGGIGIHRFLDRTFRLLTLSVVDHRGEVLNYIGDEVIVTWPEDSGAVDCRPCGVFLQCVRCLRMRHGSSSASSVRGHGFAAACISAR; translated from the coding sequence ATGGACGCAAGACTCGAACGAAAGCTGCGCGCGCTGGTGGTGATTGCGGCCAGCGGGATCGTCGCTGGCATCGCCTATGTCATGATGCAGGGAACGATGGCGCCGGTCGAGATCGCGATCGGGATTTCCTACGGTCTGCTGATCAGCCTCGCGGTCGGTGTCGTCGGGCTGTTCCTGGAGGCGGGCCCGGTCAATCTCTGGCTGGGTGGCCTGTCCTTCACCGTCAGCCTGCTGATCCGCAGCGCGGTGTACGCCGCCATCATCATTCCCATCCACTTCTTCCAGTTGGGAGTGCGGCTGGTCGGCCAGACGCCGGTGTATTCCGCGGAGGGCTTCTGGAGCGCGACGCTCTATTCCGCCGCGTTTCTGATTGTGATGAATCTGATGCTCGGCATCGTCAATATCATCGGGCCGCGCGCGTTTCTCAATTTTATCACCGGGCGGTATCACGCGCCGGTGGAGGAAAACCGCTTCGTGCTGTTTGTCGACATCGCTGGATCGACGGGGCTGGCCGAGCAGCTCGGCGGCATCGGCATTCATCGCTTTCTCGACCGCACGTTTCGCCTGCTGACACTGTCGGTGGTCGATCATCGCGGCGAGGTGCTCAATTACATCGGCGACGAGGTGATCGTGACCTGGCCCGAAGACAGCGGCGCGGTCGATTGCCGGCCGTGCGGTGTTTTCTTGCAATGCGTGCGGTGCTTGCGCATGCGTCACGGCAGTTCGAGCGCGAGTTCGGTGCGGGGCCACGGATTCGCGGCAGCCTGCATTTCGGCCCGGTGA
- a CDS encoding TetR/AcrR family transcriptional regulator has translation MIEDTHKRVLQVTRDLIAEGGWSAAQMSVIASRAALATGSIYRYFDSKVDLCVQVLSQVSEREAQVVADIVATDGDATSRLRDAVAMFVRRAARKPRLAYALIAEPCEPELNEARLKYRDALAGQFARLIAEGIRRGEFIDMPPDLLSTCVIGAMMEPLIRPLARAVTHPMPEIETLAEQVATVCVRMVRAEAKLTSVKATRKPS, from the coding sequence TTGATCGAGGACACGCACAAGCGCGTGCTCCAGGTCACGCGAGACCTGATTGCCGAGGGCGGATGGTCTGCAGCGCAGATGTCCGTCATCGCCAGCCGCGCGGCCTTGGCGACGGGGTCGATCTACCGCTATTTCGACTCCAAGGTTGACCTGTGCGTGCAGGTGCTGTCGCAGGTCTCGGAGCGCGAGGCGCAAGTTGTCGCGGACATCGTTGCGACCGACGGCGATGCCACGTCGAGATTGCGCGATGCCGTCGCGATGTTTGTGCGGCGCGCGGCGCGTAAGCCGCGGTTGGCCTATGCATTGATCGCCGAGCCTTGCGAGCCGGAGCTCAACGAGGCCAGGCTCAAATACCGTGACGCGCTCGCGGGGCAGTTCGCGCGCCTGATCGCCGAGGGGATTCGCCGCGGCGAGTTTATCGACATGCCGCCCGACCTGCTGTCCACCTGCGTCATCGGAGCGATGATGGAGCCGCTGATCCGGCCGCTGGCGCGCGCGGTGACCCACCCGATGCCGGAGATCGAAACGCTTGCGGAGCAGGTGGCGACGGTTTGCGTCCGCATGGTCCGCGCAGAAGCCAAGTTGACCAGTGTCAAGGCAACCCGGAAGCCATCATGA
- a CDS encoding acyl-CoA dehydrogenase family protein — protein MNLHFESTALALQIPSTDGIETHRVLNQARPCVGYNAFTGDVALRELVAGHAPWVIPNAAGLGALVGDEQVQELARLANEHSPQLRTHDRFGNRLDWVEFHPAWHQLMALAFGHGVAGLAWTTREPSGHFARAVLSYLWNQVENGTGCPTGMAYAACAGFAGRPEFALWRDKTLSGVYDPRRLPLPEKTGAVIGYAMTEKQGGSDLRQTQTTANFLGSENGAQIYAVTGHKWFFSVPTSDGFYTLAQTTSGVSCLFVPRFLPDGGLNRVLVQRLKDKCGNRSNASSEVEFNKTWAMLVGEEGRGIREILSHAHLTRLDFAVGSAGLMRQALTLAIGHASTRDGFGRRMADLPMQTNVLADLALESEAAMLSALRIAQATDSMESDDHERLLARVATPIVKYWNCQRAAYFVYEALQVHGGNGFIMENPIARLYRESPLNSIWEGTTNMMCLDVLRALSREKGSRDVFLDEVSRQGTANAAHAAFLSGLRDDLGAGVVEEGNARAVVTRMALALQASEMLKHSPGAVAQRFVESRLGGRHAGIIGTLPTGGDLRDIVARASVTAI, from the coding sequence ATGAATTTGCATTTCGAAAGCACCGCGCTGGCGCTTCAAATTCCCTCGACCGACGGCATCGAAACCCACAGGGTGCTCAACCAGGCCCGCCCTTGCGTCGGATACAACGCATTCACCGGTGATGTTGCGCTTCGCGAGCTTGTGGCGGGGCATGCTCCGTGGGTCATCCCGAACGCGGCCGGCCTTGGCGCGCTCGTCGGCGACGAGCAGGTCCAGGAGCTCGCAAGGCTGGCGAACGAACATAGTCCGCAGCTTCGCACCCACGATCGTTTCGGCAATCGTCTCGACTGGGTCGAGTTTCATCCGGCTTGGCATCAGCTCATGGCCCTGGCATTCGGTCACGGCGTTGCCGGCCTCGCCTGGACGACGCGCGAGCCGTCCGGCCACTTCGCCCGAGCGGTGCTGAGCTATCTCTGGAATCAGGTTGAAAACGGCACAGGTTGTCCGACCGGAATGGCTTACGCGGCCTGCGCCGGCTTCGCCGGCCGTCCGGAGTTCGCGCTGTGGCGGGACAAGACGCTGTCGGGTGTCTACGACCCGCGCCGATTGCCGCTGCCGGAGAAAACCGGGGCCGTGATCGGCTACGCGATGACCGAGAAGCAGGGCGGCTCCGACCTGCGCCAGACACAGACGACGGCCAACTTCCTCGGCAGCGAAAACGGCGCGCAGATCTATGCCGTCACCGGCCACAAATGGTTCTTCTCGGTGCCGACATCCGACGGCTTCTACACGCTGGCCCAGACCACATCCGGCGTCAGCTGCCTTTTCGTTCCGCGTTTCCTGCCGGATGGCGGCCTCAACCGCGTCCTGGTGCAGCGTCTGAAAGACAAGTGCGGAAACCGCTCCAACGCGTCGAGCGAGGTGGAGTTCAACAAGACGTGGGCGATGCTGGTCGGCGAGGAAGGGCGCGGCATCCGCGAAATCCTGTCGCATGCGCATCTCACGCGCCTCGACTTCGCGGTCGGCTCGGCCGGGTTGATGCGTCAGGCGCTGACGCTGGCGATCGGCCACGCCTCGACGCGTGACGGCTTCGGGCGTCGGATGGCCGATCTGCCGATGCAAACCAACGTGCTGGCCGATCTGGCGCTGGAGAGCGAAGCGGCGATGTTGTCCGCGCTGAGGATCGCGCAAGCCACCGACAGCATGGAGTCGGACGACCACGAGCGCCTGCTTGCGCGTGTCGCAACGCCCATCGTCAAATACTGGAATTGTCAGCGCGCGGCCTATTTCGTCTACGAAGCGCTGCAGGTGCACGGTGGAAACGGGTTCATCATGGAGAATCCGATCGCGCGGCTCTACCGTGAGTCCCCCCTCAACTCGATCTGGGAAGGCACCACCAACATGATGTGTCTGGACGTGCTGCGGGCGCTGAGCCGCGAAAAGGGATCGCGCGACGTCTTTTTGGATGAGGTCTCCCGGCAGGGAACGGCGAATGCCGCGCATGCGGCGTTCCTGTCCGGCCTGCGCGACGATCTCGGCGCCGGCGTCGTCGAGGAAGGAAATGCGCGCGCGGTCGTGACGCGCATGGCGCTGGCCCTGCAGGCGAGCGAGATGCTCAAGCACAGTCCGGGCGCCGTCGCGCAGCGTTTCGTCGAGTCGCGCCTGGGCGGCCGGCACGCCGGAATCATCGGCACGCTTCCGACCGGCGGCGATCTCCGCGACATCGTCGCCCGTGCGTCAGTCACCGCAATCTGA
- a CDS encoding class II aldolase/adducin family protein, with protein sequence MDSQERLVSVEGVKAAVSAEEWQTRVDLAACYRLISAYGMSDLIYNHISARIPGQGETYLINPYGMLYDEITASSLVKIDVEGHTLLQPDHGYNVNVAGFYLHAPIHKVRPDVQCIIHTHTRAGTAVSGLKEGLLPLSQTAMRFHGRVAYHDFEGPAISGEECDRVVSDLGAHDVLFLRNHGLLACGRTIPQAFNAMYWLENACRIQVDLLGCNRPLYHPTEQAIGNTVTCFAGTEITLANEARTNPVLNEDARVDKGGYGELEWAALLRKLDRSDSSYRS encoded by the coding sequence TTGGACAGCCAGGAAAGACTTGTTTCGGTTGAGGGCGTCAAGGCCGCCGTGTCTGCCGAGGAATGGCAAACGCGTGTCGATCTTGCCGCGTGCTACCGCCTGATCTCGGCGTACGGCATGTCCGACCTGATCTACAACCACATCAGCGCGCGTATCCCGGGGCAGGGCGAGACCTATCTGATCAATCCCTACGGGATGCTGTACGACGAGATCACGGCCTCGAGCCTGGTGAAGATCGACGTTGAGGGGCATACGCTGCTGCAGCCGGACCACGGCTACAACGTCAATGTCGCGGGATTCTATCTGCACGCCCCGATCCACAAGGTCCGTCCGGATGTCCAGTGCATCATCCACACCCACACGAGGGCCGGCACCGCGGTGAGCGGATTGAAGGAAGGCCTGCTGCCGTTGTCGCAAACGGCGATGCGGTTCCACGGCCGGGTCGCCTATCACGACTTCGAGGGGCCGGCGATCAGCGGCGAGGAATGCGATCGTGTCGTCAGCGACCTCGGCGCCCACGACGTTCTGTTCCTGCGCAACCATGGCCTTCTGGCGTGCGGCCGCACCATCCCGCAGGCCTTCAACGCGATGTACTGGCTGGAGAATGCCTGCCGCATCCAGGTCGACCTGCTCGGCTGCAATCGACCGCTCTATCACCCGACCGAGCAGGCGATCGGCAACACCGTGACATGTTTTGCGGGCACGGAGATCACGCTGGCCAACGAAGCGCGGACCAACCCGGTGCTGAACGAAGACGCGCGCGTGGACAAGGGCGGCTATGGCGAGCTTGAATGGGCGGCGTTGCTGCGCAAGCTCGACAGATCAGATTCCTCTTACCGGAGCTGA
- a CDS encoding Rossmann-like and DUF2520 domain-containing protein — MTERETFGFVGCGRVGRTLAQAFANAGQTVTAAWSRRAADAETMVGEVPGLRALPSAQAVADACDVVWITVSDDAIAPVSDGIVWSAHHKVIHCSGATEVGALAAAKKAGAAIGGFHPLQMFTNPAVALKGLPGCTVGIEAEPALYESLNRLALDIGCTPVQVPPGDRALYHASAYYVGPFLIALLAEGVALWQTFGVGEKDALNALLPLLSGTLSAVDHGGLAQGMGGCVARGDVGTVRKHIAAMDQFDHDAGKLYRMLAERTIPLGLKRGTLNPQAAEAIRQALGSGNTIQASAAE, encoded by the coding sequence GTGACGGAACGTGAGACATTCGGCTTCGTCGGATGCGGCCGTGTCGGCCGCACCCTGGCGCAGGCCTTCGCAAACGCGGGCCAAACGGTCACCGCGGCCTGGAGCCGGCGTGCAGCGGACGCCGAGACGATGGTCGGCGAGGTCCCCGGGTTGCGGGCACTGCCCAGCGCCCAGGCCGTGGCGGACGCCTGCGATGTCGTCTGGATCACGGTCTCCGATGACGCGATCGCCCCGGTTTCGGACGGCATCGTCTGGTCTGCGCACCACAAGGTGATCCATTGCAGCGGTGCGACCGAAGTGGGGGCGCTGGCGGCGGCGAAGAAGGCCGGCGCCGCGATCGGCGGCTTTCATCCGCTGCAGATGTTCACCAATCCCGCCGTCGCGCTCAAGGGGCTGCCCGGCTGCACGGTGGGCATCGAAGCGGAGCCCGCCCTGTACGAGAGCTTGAACCGGCTGGCCCTGGACATCGGCTGCACGCCGGTGCAGGTCCCACCCGGCGACCGCGCGCTCTATCACGCGTCGGCATACTATGTGGGCCCGTTCCTGATTGCGTTGCTGGCCGAAGGCGTGGCGCTCTGGCAGACGTTCGGCGTCGGCGAGAAGGACGCGCTGAACGCGCTGCTGCCATTGCTGTCGGGCACGCTGTCCGCCGTCGACCATGGCGGCCTGGCCCAGGGCATGGGCGGGTGCGTCGCACGGGGCGACGTCGGCACCGTGCGCAAGCATATCGCTGCCATGGATCAGTTCGATCACGACGCCGGCAAGCTCTATCGCATGCTGGCGGAACGCACGATTCCGCTGGGCCTGAAGCGCGGCACGCTCAATCCACAGGCGGCCGAAGCGATCCGCCAGGCGCTCGGTTCCGGCAACACCATCCAGGCATCAGCTGCAGAATGA
- a CDS encoding AMP-binding protein, producing MPLAPMFHANAWSTPYLAPMVGAKLVLPGPRLDGKSVQSLIAAEGATFTVAVPTVFTMLFEYLDASGSRIDSLKRAVIGGSPVPPSMIERLASLYGCAVLQVWGMTETSPLGTMCTPTPALDELPADDRRSKLQTAGRVQYGMELKIVGPNRERLSHDGKSSGDLWVRSGWAAKGYFRDETSRLDADGWFPTGDVATIDDIGYMRITDRTKDVIKSGGEWISSVDVESAVYAHPAVKMAAVVAAAHPKWEERPVLIVVLKESQLLNETDLIDFLRPRMARWWLPDRVVFVPEMPMTATGKIRKTVLRETYREILQSHAVGSPA from the coding sequence ATGCCGCTCGCCCCGATGTTTCATGCCAACGCGTGGAGCACGCCGTATCTGGCCCCGATGGTCGGCGCCAAGCTGGTCCTTCCCGGCCCCCGTCTCGACGGCAAGAGCGTGCAGTCTCTGATCGCTGCGGAGGGCGCGACGTTTACTGTCGCCGTGCCGACGGTGTTCACGATGCTTTTCGAGTATCTCGATGCGTCCGGCAGCCGCATCGACAGCCTGAAGCGCGCGGTGATCGGCGGCTCCCCGGTGCCGCCCTCGATGATCGAGCGGCTCGCAAGTCTCTATGGCTGTGCCGTTCTGCAGGTCTGGGGCATGACGGAAACCAGTCCGCTGGGTACGATGTGCACGCCGACGCCGGCTTTGGATGAGCTCCCTGCGGACGACCGGCGCAGCAAGCTGCAGACGGCCGGTCGGGTGCAGTACGGCATGGAGTTGAAGATCGTCGGTCCGAACCGTGAGCGTCTGTCCCACGATGGCAAAAGTTCCGGTGACCTCTGGGTGCGGAGCGGTTGGGCGGCCAAAGGCTATTTCCGCGACGAAACGTCCAGGCTCGATGCCGATGGATGGTTTCCGACCGGCGATGTCGCCACCATCGACGACATCGGCTACATGCGGATCACCGATCGGACAAAGGATGTCATCAAGTCTGGCGGAGAGTGGATCAGCTCCGTCGACGTCGAGAGCGCCGTCTACGCGCATCCCGCAGTGAAGATGGCGGCTGTCGTCGCTGCCGCACACCCGAAGTGGGAAGAGCGGCCGGTCCTGATCGTCGTGCTCAAGGAGAGCCAGCTCCTGAACGAAACCGATTTGATCGATTTTCTGCGGCCGCGAATGGCGCGCTGGTGGTTGCCCGATCGCGTGGTCTTTGTGCCCGAGATGCCGATGACGGCCACCGGCAAGATTCGCAAGACGGTTCTGCGGGAGACGTATCGCGAGATCCTGCAGTCTCACGCGGTTGGGTCGCCGGCGTGA
- the alkB gene encoding DNA oxidative demethylase AlkB — protein MQKTMDDLFESEPRDLRLADGAMVLGGFALAHEASLLVAVRDVTARAPFRHLITPGGYRMSVAMTNCGRLGWVSDRSGYRYDPIDPETRLPWPPMPEVFATLAAKAAATVGFAGFAPEACLINRYEPGAKLSLHQDKDERNYDAPIVSVSLGLPATFLFGGLARGDKQQRIKLIHGDVVVWGGPARLAYHGVLPLADGDHPLLGRQRINLTFRKAG, from the coding sequence ATGCAAAAGACGATGGACGATCTGTTCGAGAGCGAGCCGCGCGACCTGCGGCTCGCTGATGGCGCGATGGTGCTGGGCGGCTTCGCACTGGCCCACGAGGCCTCGCTGCTCGTGGCAGTGCGGGACGTCACCGCCAGGGCGCCATTCCGTCATCTGATCACGCCGGGCGGCTATCGCATGTCGGTCGCCATGACCAATTGCGGCCGGCTCGGCTGGGTCAGCGATCGCAGCGGGTATCGCTACGATCCAATCGATCCGGAGACCCGCTTGCCTTGGCCACCCATGCCCGAGGTCTTTGCCACGCTTGCGGCCAAGGCCGCCGCGACCGTTGGCTTTGCCGGCTTCGCTCCGGAGGCCTGCCTGATCAACCGCTATGAACCCGGCGCCAAGCTGTCGCTGCACCAGGACAAGGACGAGCGCAATTACGACGCGCCAATTGTTTCGGTCTCACTGGGCCTGCCGGCGACTTTCCTGTTCGGCGGATTGGCGCGCGGCGACAAGCAGCAGCGTATCAAGCTGATCCATGGCGATGTGGTGGTCTGGGGCGGCCCGGCTCGCCTCGCCTACCACGGCGTGCTGCCGCTCGCGGACGGCGATCACCCTCTGCTCGGCCGTCAGCGCATCAACCTGACGTTTCGCAAGGCGGGGTAA